Proteins from one Flavobacterium sp. N2038 genomic window:
- a CDS encoding class I SAM-dependent methyltransferase — translation MKKLFKLVLNTIPRPLLIRLSYVARPILAFSLRGDKFTDPIDGKSFKSFLPYGYGKQRNNVLSPSTLSLERHRLLWLYLNDQTDFFTAPKKVLHFAPEQAFYKRFRKQKNLDYTTTDLLSPLADVKADICNLPFKDNEYDVILCNHVLEHIPDDTKAMQELYRVLKPGGMAILQIPQDLSREVTFADDSITDQKERAKIFGQYDHVRVYGRDYFNKLRSIGFIVIEEDYTNKIAPELVEKYCLAKGEIIPLCFKQEN, via the coding sequence GTGAAAAAACTTTTCAAATTAGTTCTTAATACAATCCCGCGTCCGTTATTAATTCGTTTGAGTTATGTGGCGCGTCCAATTTTAGCTTTCTCTTTAAGAGGAGATAAATTTACAGATCCTATTGACGGAAAAAGCTTTAAATCGTTTTTACCTTATGGATACGGAAAACAGCGTAACAATGTCCTTTCGCCTAGTACACTTTCATTAGAAAGACACCGTTTGCTTTGGTTGTATTTAAACGATCAGACTGATTTTTTTACAGCTCCTAAAAAAGTATTGCATTTTGCTCCGGAACAAGCTTTTTACAAAAGATTCCGTAAGCAGAAAAATCTCGATTATACAACAACCGATCTACTTTCGCCTTTGGCAGATGTAAAAGCAGATATCTGTAATTTACCTTTCAAGGACAACGAATATGATGTTATTTTATGTAATCACGTTTTAGAACACATTCCAGACGACACAAAAGCAATGCAGGAATTATACCGTGTTTTAAAACCAGGCGGAATGGCAATTCTTCAAATTCCTCAGGATTTATCCCGAGAAGTTACTTTTGCAGATGACTCGATTACAGATCAAAAAGAACGTGCTAAAATCTTCGGACAATACGATCACGTTCGTGTTTATGGTCGCGATTATTTTAATAAATTAAGAAGTATTGGTTTTATTGTAATTGAAGAAGATTACACTAATAAAATTGCACCAGAATTGGTTGAGAAATATTGTTTAGCAAAAGGAGAAATTATCCCGCTTTGTTTTAAACAGGAAAACTAA
- a CDS encoding DEAD/DEAH box helicase: protein MEPTKPFQFCFDISFEKNLNTYIPTAYIVENTSEIKYLDKKATKGVLESFGIDFENLDPNSKKILTICDSLKPEFIFKKFGAKIKSAKTIADLQKDSKIDFAIRQHLKINLSPFYSLIVQEQFPLSLNLGAAKDFYHSRVSINPLDFEPQIQFDKHSEGITYTLSLKENETTFLPMDNQVDILSDEPGWLIVNKKLGQLKELNAKKLTPFLKKKSIEIPSKLVDDYFKNFIPEIAKKIDIEANGFEIELRNQIVSCTIQPVFDFFKNCYYLNLYFDYNGYIFDASKTKKTHSFVDFSVANEPRIIQFKRNSDENSYTDKLLEIGLEKIKNELFGLNSDTETSDSYINIQFIIDNREKLESLGFTIQNLKLESKEIITESNTISIAKETKADWFDIKIIITIGNYKINFSDIIPNIKSKERLFQLPDGNYFLIPLEWFSKYGSLAKLAKTENGALLLRKSNFTALDGISEIDNDLDQIHKAEFTDSDLLKATLRPYQIDGVKWLLGHFNSNLGACLADDMGLGKTLQTLAVLVSVQEQLGFTTKTTNFDLFANETTIEREPLKALIVLPSSLVFNWFNEAVKFTPHFSKMQYVGNDRKLLASRLDSTDLIFTSYSIIHRDISILEKYNFRYLILDESQYIKNKNSKIFKAINKISTGHKIALSGTPIENSLDDLWSQMQFINPDILGSYAFFMENFKNPIEKKQNEEVLSELKNLIQPYILRRTKEQVLKDLPELTEQIYYCDMDPEQEKLYEKEKSKARNFLLKTDGSSPDKISIINTLMKLRQLSNHPKMVDQESEIDSGKYIAVTNYLESLVKGKQKAIIFSSFVTNLSFYTDWCKEHKIEFCEITGETPASKREQEVKRFQENENPLLFFISLKAGGVGLNITKASYVLFLDPWWNPFAEKQGVGRAHRIGQLNKVNVIRFISKNTVEEKIIKLQENKKLLSDSLLEESYINDEIEGNLEYILGS from the coding sequence TTGGAACCTACAAAACCATTTCAGTTCTGTTTTGACATCAGTTTTGAAAAAAATCTGAATACTTATATCCCAACAGCATATATTGTTGAAAACACCAGCGAAATCAAATATCTGGACAAAAAAGCGACAAAAGGTGTACTTGAAAGCTTTGGAATTGATTTTGAAAATTTAGATCCTAATTCAAAAAAAATACTCACAATATGTGACTCTTTAAAACCTGAATTTATTTTCAAAAAATTTGGTGCAAAAATCAAATCAGCCAAAACAATTGCAGATTTACAGAAAGATTCCAAAATTGACTTTGCTATTCGTCAGCATCTAAAAATCAATTTAAGCCCTTTTTACAGTCTTATTGTACAAGAACAATTTCCCTTATCCCTCAATTTAGGAGCAGCAAAAGATTTTTATCATTCAAGAGTCAGTATTAATCCACTGGATTTTGAACCTCAGATTCAATTTGATAAACATTCTGAAGGAATCACTTATACTCTTTCATTAAAAGAAAACGAAACTACATTTCTTCCGATGGATAATCAGGTAGATATCCTTTCGGATGAACCCGGCTGGCTAATTGTCAATAAAAAGTTAGGGCAATTAAAAGAGCTGAATGCTAAAAAACTAACCCCTTTCTTAAAAAAGAAATCCATTGAAATTCCTTCAAAATTAGTCGACGATTATTTTAAAAATTTCATTCCGGAAATAGCCAAAAAGATTGACATTGAAGCCAATGGTTTTGAAATTGAACTTCGCAACCAAATTGTTTCCTGCACGATTCAGCCCGTTTTTGATTTCTTTAAAAACTGTTATTATCTCAATCTTTATTTTGACTATAACGGATATATTTTTGATGCCAGTAAAACTAAAAAAACACATTCTTTTGTTGATTTCAGCGTTGCAAACGAACCAAGAATAATTCAGTTTAAACGAAATTCTGATGAAAATTCATATACTGATAAATTACTGGAAATTGGTTTAGAAAAAATCAAAAATGAATTATTTGGATTGAACTCTGATACTGAAACTTCTGACTCTTATATCAATATCCAATTCATTATTGATAACAGAGAAAAACTGGAAAGTCTTGGTTTTACGATTCAAAATCTGAAACTAGAAAGCAAAGAAATCATTACAGAAAGTAATACGATTTCAATTGCAAAAGAAACAAAAGCAGATTGGTTTGACATTAAAATAATCATTACGATTGGTAATTATAAAATCAATTTCAGCGATATTATCCCAAATATAAAAAGCAAAGAAAGACTTTTCCAATTACCTGATGGAAATTACTTTTTAATTCCCCTGGAATGGTTCAGTAAATATGGCTCTTTGGCAAAATTGGCTAAAACAGAAAATGGGGCATTACTTTTACGCAAAAGCAATTTTACGGCATTGGACGGAATTTCAGAAATCGACAATGATTTAGACCAAATTCATAAAGCTGAATTTACTGATTCAGATTTACTAAAAGCAACCTTACGACCGTATCAGATTGATGGCGTAAAATGGCTTTTAGGTCATTTTAACTCAAATCTTGGTGCGTGTCTTGCTGATGACATGGGACTTGGAAAAACCTTGCAGACTTTGGCTGTTTTAGTTTCTGTTCAGGAACAATTAGGTTTTACCACCAAAACAACCAATTTTGATTTGTTTGCAAACGAAACTACTATCGAAAGAGAACCACTCAAAGCTTTAATTGTTTTACCATCTTCATTGGTTTTTAACTGGTTTAATGAAGCTGTAAAATTCACTCCCCACTTTTCAAAAATGCAGTATGTTGGTAATGACAGAAAATTATTAGCAAGCAGATTAGATTCAACTGATTTGATTTTTACAAGCTACAGTATTATTCATCGTGACATTTCCATTTTAGAAAAATACAATTTCCGTTATTTGATTTTAGACGAGAGCCAATACATTAAAAATAAAAATTCTAAGATTTTTAAAGCCATCAATAAAATTAGTACGGGTCATAAGATTGCCTTAAGTGGTACACCTATAGAAAATTCGCTAGACGATTTATGGTCTCAGATGCAGTTTATAAATCCGGATATTTTGGGCAGTTATGCTTTTTTTATGGAGAATTTCAAAAATCCGATTGAGAAAAAGCAGAATGAAGAAGTTTTGTCCGAATTAAAAAACCTTATCCAGCCTTATATTTTGCGACGAACCAAAGAACAGGTTTTAAAAGATTTACCAGAATTGACAGAGCAGATTTATTATTGCGATATGGATCCTGAACAGGAAAAACTATATGAAAAGGAAAAATCCAAAGCGCGCAATTTCCTCCTTAAAACTGATGGCTCAAGTCCGGACAAAATCAGTATCATCAATACTTTGATGAAGTTACGACAACTGAGTAATCATCCAAAAATGGTCGATCAGGAATCAGAAATTGATTCTGGAAAATATATTGCAGTAACCAATTATCTGGAAAGTTTAGTAAAAGGAAAACAAAAAGCCATTATTTTCAGTTCGTTTGTTACGAATTTGAGTTTTTATACCGATTGGTGCAAAGAACATAAAATAGAATTCTGTGAAATTACTGGAGAAACTCCAGCAAGCAAAAGAGAACAAGAAGTAAAACGTTTTCAGGAAAACGAAAATCCGTTGTTGTTTTTTATTTCCTTAAAAGCTGGTGGCGTTGGTTTAAATATTACCAAAGCTTCTTATGTTTTATTTTTAGATCCGTGGTGGAATCCTTTTGCAGAGAAACAAGGTGTTGGGCGAGCGCACAGAATTGGGCAATTAAATAAGGTAAATGTGATTCGCTTTATTTCAAAAAATACAGTTGAGGAAAAAATCATCAAATTACAGGAAAACAAAAAACTGTTGTCTGATTCGCTTTTAGAAGAAAGCTATATTAATGACGAAATTGAAGGCAATCTGGAATATATTTTAGGTTCATAA